A genomic window from Anthocerotibacter panamensis C109 includes:
- the rlmD gene encoding 23S rRNA (uracil(1939)-C(5))-methyltransferase RlmD, producing the protein MDWRQGALLEVTVGDLAPGGDGVARWENRVIFIPNSAPGDRVQVRLVRVKEREAYGHIEALLVAGENRVRPRCIVADKCGGCQWQFVDYGRQAQAKLEHVRQALGVQASILPVLAATEPFHYRNKVTYPLAYTSSGEVGAGYYRQGSHRMVNINQCPIQDPQFDTLLPVLKESLGKQGWSLYNEETGVGLLRHLGFRIGRRTGEVLITLVATAEPPGLERWAQQVMGQFPAVVGVGWNLNDRPGNTIFGPETRTVTGRGYVREIFCGLEFQIGATTFFQVNTEQAERLVQLVVQAAQLTGEQTVVDAYCGIGTLSLPLAQRAKSVIGIECWGDSVQQARANAHRNGLNNCSFQLRAVEEWLPRQKMAPDVLCLDPPRKGCDRAVLQALLKHPVQRLIYVSCNPSTLGRDVRVLTQGGYALVYVQPVDFFPQTYHVECLAVLDFKRPPPG; encoded by the coding sequence ATGGATTGGAGGCAAGGAGCGCTTTTAGAGGTTACGGTTGGAGACTTGGCTCCTGGTGGGGATGGTGTAGCCCGGTGGGAGAATCGGGTTATTTTCATTCCTAATAGCGCTCCTGGGGACCGGGTGCAGGTGCGGTTGGTGCGGGTCAAAGAGCGGGAGGCTTACGGGCACATTGAAGCGCTTTTGGTCGCTGGGGAGAACCGCGTCCGCCCGCGTTGTATCGTAGCGGATAAGTGCGGGGGATGTCAGTGGCAATTTGTGGACTATGGGCGTCAGGCGCAAGCTAAGCTGGAGCACGTCCGACAAGCACTAGGCGTGCAAGCTTCGATTCTGCCGGTTCTAGCAGCGACAGAGCCCTTTCACTACCGCAATAAGGTGACTTATCCCTTGGCTTATACGAGCAGTGGGGAAGTGGGTGCGGGCTACTATCGACAGGGTTCGCATCGGATGGTCAACATCAATCAATGTCCGATTCAAGATCCTCAGTTTGATACGCTCCTGCCGGTCCTCAAGGAATCCTTGGGCAAGCAGGGCTGGTCACTCTACAACGAGGAAACTGGGGTTGGGTTATTGCGCCATCTGGGTTTCAGAATCGGGCGGCGCACGGGGGAGGTGCTGATTACTCTGGTCGCTACGGCTGAGCCCCCCGGTCTAGAGCGTTGGGCGCAGCAGGTAATGGGGCAATTCCCTGCGGTTGTGGGGGTCGGATGGAACCTCAATGACCGACCGGGCAATACCATCTTCGGTCCTGAAACCCGGACGGTGACGGGGCGCGGCTATGTACGGGAAATCTTTTGCGGGCTGGAGTTTCAGATTGGGGCAACGACTTTTTTTCAGGTCAACACGGAACAGGCGGAGCGGTTAGTACAGTTAGTGGTGCAAGCGGCTCAACTCACGGGGGAGCAGACGGTGGTGGACGCCTACTGCGGCATTGGCACGCTGTCTTTACCTCTGGCACAACGGGCTAAATCGGTCATAGGCATCGAGTGTTGGGGAGACTCGGTCCAACAAGCCCGCGCCAACGCCCACCGCAATGGTTTGAACAACTGTAGCTTTCAGTTGCGTGCGGTCGAGGAATGGCTCCCGCGCCAAAAAATGGCTCCCGATGTGCTCTGCCTGGACCCGCCGCGCAAAGGATGTGACAGGGCGGTACTCCAGGCACTTTTGAAGCACCCTGTCCAACGACTTATTTATGTCAGTTGTAATCCCAGCACCCTGGGGCGGGATGTGCGGGTTTTGACGCAGGGGGGCTATGCTCTTGTCTATGTACAGCCGGTGGATTTTTTCCCGCAGACTTATCATGTGGAGTGCTTAGCGGTGTTGGACTTCAAGCGTCCGCCGCCAGGGTGA
- a CDS encoding SDR family oxidoreductase, whose product MRLLILGGTVFLGRYLVEGALARGHRVTLFNRGQHNPDLFPGVEKLRGDRSTDLRALMGHSWDAVIDTCGFVPRVVQASAELLADVVDHYTFISTASVYRDFRTAHFDETYPLATLPEAVVADLVEERYLDEKYGPLKALCEQTAARAMPGRVLTIRPGLIVGPYDPSDRFTYWPHRVAQGKEVLAPGRPEEPRQFIDVRDLAQWTLRLVEAGQTGIFNATGPEQAVTMGAFLEECQQVSGSTARFVWVEEAFLFRAGIAPWTELPLWIPQSEHENGFWQMNIDQALATGLTFRPLTETIRDTLDWAATRPLDWGWAAGLTPTCERQLLAKWRGDVA is encoded by the coding sequence ATGAGGCTCCTGATCCTGGGTGGGACGGTCTTCCTGGGCCGCTATCTGGTCGAGGGTGCGCTGGCTCGAGGGCATAGGGTCACGCTCTTTAATCGAGGTCAGCATAATCCAGACCTCTTTCCTGGAGTCGAGAAACTGCGCGGGGATCGGAGTACAGATCTCCGTGCGCTGATGGGCCACTCTTGGGATGCGGTAATCGATACTTGTGGCTTTGTCCCCCGTGTCGTGCAAGCTTCTGCTGAACTGCTCGCCGATGTAGTGGACCACTATACGTTTATCTCGACAGCCTCCGTCTACCGGGATTTCCGTACCGCGCACTTCGACGAAACCTACCCCCTAGCAACACTGCCCGAAGCGGTCGTTGCGGATCTCGTGGAGGAGCGGTACCTCGATGAGAAGTATGGTCCCCTAAAAGCGCTGTGTGAGCAGACCGCAGCGCGAGCCATGCCGGGACGGGTCCTCACGATCCGCCCTGGTCTAATAGTCGGCCCCTATGACCCGAGCGACCGCTTTACCTATTGGCCGCACCGCGTCGCTCAGGGCAAGGAAGTTTTGGCTCCAGGCCGTCCCGAGGAACCCCGGCAATTCATCGATGTACGTGATTTGGCTCAATGGACCCTACGGCTAGTGGAAGCAGGACAGACCGGAATCTTCAACGCCACGGGTCCTGAGCAGGCCGTGACGATGGGGGCATTTTTAGAGGAATGTCAGCAAGTCAGCGGCAGTACAGCACGGTTCGTTTGGGTGGAGGAAGCCTTTCTCTTTAGGGCTGGAATTGCACCTTGGACGGAGTTACCCCTCTGGATTCCTCAGAGCGAGCACGAAAATGGTTTCTGGCAGATGAATATCGACCAAGCTTTGGCGACCGGGTTGACTTTTCGTCCGCTCACCGAGACGATCCGCGACACCCTCGACTGGGCGGCAACCCGTCCTCTGGATTGGGGCTGGGCGGCGGGGCTCACCCCTACTTGCGAACGGCAACTCCTGGCAAAGTGGCGGGGGGATGTAGCTTGA